The region GTCGGAAGAACGCGGTTCGAGGGTTCTGATGGAGTGATAGTGTGCGGCGACGGTGACGCTCGTCACGCCCAGTTCGGCGAGTTCCCGTCTCGTCGCCTCGGGCGGCTGCGAGAGTAAACGCCACGGATAGCTCCAGACTGCGACCATACCAGCCAACGTTGGCGCCGTGTAATAAATATTCCCCGGTCGCGGTGCGAACGGGACATCGAATCAGTCGAAACGCCCGGCGGCGACCATCGCGTGAAACCGCTCGCGGAAGCGGATGAGACCGGTGTCCTTCCCGTCGTACACCTGATTCGTGAGCAGGACGGCGAACCGGTCGCGGGCGTGGTCGAGCCACAGCGAAGTGCCGGTGTAACCCGTGTGTCCGAGTCCGACGCGCGACCAGTTCGGCGCGGGGTACGTCCCGTCGGCGAGTCGCCACCCGAGGCTGTGGCGGGTATCGAGGTCCGGCACCCAGTCGTCCTGCAACCGCTCGACGGTGGCCGGAGAGAGCAGCGTTCCGTCCGCGGCGAGGTACGCCCGGGCGAACGCCGCGAGGTCGTCGACCGTCGTGAACAGACCCGCATTCCCGCTCTGGCCGTTCATGGCCCAGCCGAGCGGGTCGTGGACTTCTCCGCGGAGGATTCGGTCGCGGTACTCGTGGTCGTAGGTCGCGGCGACGTTCGAGACGTCTTCCAACGGCCCGAGTCGGGAGGTTTCCATCCCCGCGGGACCGAACACGTGCCGCTCCGCGAGTTCGCCGAGCGAGCGGTCGGTCGCGCCCCTGAGCGCCTCGGCCAGATGGACGAAGTTGAGACAACTGTACTCGTTTCGACTGCCGGGTTCGGCTTCGAGTATCGACCGGTCCCGAAGTCCCGCCAGCACGTCGCTCGGCGACTCCCACGATTCCGCGAACGAGTACGGCTGAAAGCCGGAACTGTGGGTCAACAGTTCGAGCAGGCGAACGTCGCCGCGCCGATAACCGTCGAGGGACGGGACGTGCCGTCGGAGTTCGTCCGACAGGGTGATGACGCCCGATTCGACGAGCGAGAGCGCCGTCGTCGCCGTCACGACCGGTTTCGTCAGCGACGCGCCGTCGAAAATCGTCTCGCGGGTCATCGCCGCGCCGCGCTCGGGGTCGCGTTCGCCGACGACGCCGACCGCATCGATACCGTCCGTCGTCCCGACCGCCGCCACGGAACCGGGATAGACGCCTTCCTCCAACCCGCGTGCGAGAACCGTTTCGAGCGAGTCGTCTCCTGTCGAGCCTCTCATTCCCGTAGACGAGGGAAGCGAACCGTCTTAATCCCTCTGTCCGGGCCATCCGCGGTGAACAACCTATTTGTGGCCAGCGACGCAAGAAACGACTCGATGACCTACGATTCGCTGTTGTTCGACGTGGATGGCGTCCTCCTCGCGTTCCACCCCGACCACCCGACGGTTTACCGGCAGGCCGTCGTGGAGACGTTCGACGCGTTCGACGTGTCGCCCGAGGACGCCCACGTGGACGCCTTCATCGCCGGGAGAACCATCGACGAGATGCGGCGAGCGTGCGCCGACCTCGGCATCGATTTCGGGCGGTTCTGGCCGGAGCGCGAGGCGAACACGTCGCGCCTCCAATCCAATATGATGGACCGCGGCGAGCGGGTCCCCTACGACGACTGTTCGGTTCTCCCGGACCTCGCCGCGCATCACGACATGGGGGTCGTCAGCAGCAACCAACACGCCACCATCGAGTACATGCTCGACCGGTTCGACTTCGCCCACCTGTTCGAGACGGCCTACGGCCGTGAACCGACGGTCGAGGGATTCGAGCAGACCAAACCCGAGACGTACTACATCGAGCAGGCGATGGCCGACCTCGACGTGACCGACGGCCTCTACGTCGGCGACAGCGCCTGTGACGTTCGCGCCGCCCACCGCGCGGGCCTCGACTCGGCGTTCATCCGACGACCACACCGCGATGGCTACGACCTCCCGGAGGACCCGACCTACGAGGTGGAGTCGCTCGCGGACCTCTTCGACCTTCCGGGTATCGCGGAGTCCGCGTAAGGACCGCCGTTTCAACCCGCGTCACCGGTTTTCGTCCGTTCTCCGTCCGTTCCCCACCCGGTCTCCGCCCGGTTTCGTCCGATCAGATTTTCGTCGTTCTCGAAACGCGACCACCTCGCATCGAACACTGGATATCGTTTCGACACAGCCGAAACGAAATGGAGAAGTCTCAAATAGCCGGTTTAGAACGGTTTCAGAGGATTTCGAGTCGTATTCGCGGGGGAAGTACATTCGATAGAGACGAAACGACGGCACATCACGCGTGTGAATACCTCTCGTGGCGAGATACGGCGTTCTCCGGTCGAAGACGCCCATTACGAAACTATGCATGTAATGTACCCACGAATCGTGTGTTCGGCTCGCTTCTCGGGGGGTTATAACGTACATATTTTCGTGATAAATCAGGGTCGATTTCGAGTCCACGGAAGCTCCCCCTCTCGTCCGCCGGAAACGAAGGTAGCAGTCCGCATGACCGCGGAGAGGAGGAATATCAGGGGTTCGCGGTTCGACGGAATCGAAAGCCGAGGGTTCGTGGAGCGAGAATACCGCGACGAATCGGACGTTCGGAAAAAGTACGAGACGAGTGACGGAGCGCTCACGTCGGCGGGCAGCGCTTGCCCATGACGACCGGTCGGGCCGCACCGGTCGCGCCGGGAACGTTGTTCGGCACGCCGTCCAGCGCCGCCGCGGCGAGCAGGGCGAACGCGGCGGCCTCCTTCGCGTCGCTTCCGACGCCGTACTCGTCGATGGTTCGGACCGGGGCGCTCACCTCGGCGTCGAGCATGTCGAGGAGCGCGGGGTTGTACGCCCCGCCGCCGGAGACGACGATTTCGTCCGGCGCGTTCGAGAGAAATCGCCGGTACGCGTCGGCGATGGAGCGGGCCGTCAACGCCGTCGCCGTCGCCACGACGTCCTCGTCCGTGCAGTTTCGCTCCCGGCAGGCGGCGACGAACTCCCGTGCGTACGAGCGGCCGAACTGCTCCCGTCCGGTGGATTTCGGCGGTTCCGCACGGAAGTATGGCTCGTCCAACGCATCGTCGAGTATCGCGTCGTGGACCGTCCCCTCGCAGGCCATCCGACCGTCGCGGTCGTACGTCCGCTCGCCGTCCGTCAGGAGTTCCACGATGCCGTCGATGACCATGTTTCCGGGTCCCGTGTCGAAGGCGGTCACGTCCTCGCGCGCCGCTCCGGGCGGCAACGCGGTGCAGTTCCCGATGCCGCCGACGTTCTGTGCGACGCGGAACGACTCGTCGTCGGCGAGCAGGGCGAGGTCTGCGAACGGAACCAGCGGCGCACCGTGTCCGCCGACCGCCACGTCCGCGGTTCGAAAGTCCGCGACCGTCGTGACGCCGGTTCGCTCGGCGATGTAGCTCCCGTCGCCTATCTGGAGCGTCGAACGGCGTCGGTCGTCGCCCACCGGCAGTCGTCGCGGTTCCGGTTCGTGACGAATCGTCTGGCCGTGCGACCCGATGGCGTCCACGGCCGAGATATCGAGGTTCGCGGCGTCCGCCGCCGCTTCCGCTGCGTCCGCGAAGACCGCCGCGAGCGCGACGTTCAGCCGACAGGCCTCGGCGACGGACCCCTCGTCGGAGCAGACGCGTTCGAGTCGCTCTCGGAAGGCCGAATCGTACTCCCGCGTGACGAACGATTCGACGGTCACGTCGTAGTCACGTATCGCCTCCCCGTCTCTCCGAATCCGACAGCAGGCCGCATCAACGCCGTCGAGCGACGTGCCCGACATGAGGCCGACGACGACGCGCTCGCTCACGCCGTCACCCCCTCGATTTGCTTCGTGACCGTCCCGTCGGCGAACCGCTGTCGAACGCGAGATGGTGAAGCGCGGCGTACTTCGTCTCCGGTCGAACATCGGGGAGGAGATACGTTTCGAACGTCGATGCCGTCGAAAATGCGCCCGTACTCGGTAAGACGGCGACACTGTGTGATCATCTCCCCGCTGTTTCTCGTCCCGCTACTTATACTTCCGTTCGAAGGGGAGCGACGTCAGTTATCGTCGCAATTCCACGTCGGCGGTTCGTCGATGTCGTACATCATCGTCTCCAACCGCTGGTCGAGACCGGCGGAGAGACCGCCGTCAACGACGAGTTCCGTGCCGGTGACGAACGACGCCTTCTCCGACGTGAGGTAGAACGCGGCCTCGGCCACGTCCTCGGGCCGTCCGAATCGCCCGACGGGATACTGGTTCAGCCACTCCTCGCGGACCGGCCCCTCGGTGGTCAATTTCTCGCTCGACGCGTCGGTGATGATGCTCCCCGGACAGACGGCGTTCGAGCGGACGCCGTGGCGGCCGTACTGCGTGGCGATGAGTCGGGAGAGCGCGACGATGCCGTTCTTCGCGGCGGAGTAAGAGGCGAGGCCGATGCCGAGTTTCGCGTTGATGGACGAGACGTGGACCATCGACCCGCCGCCCGATTCGACCATCGCCGGGAGGACCTCCCGAGCGCAGAGGAACTGGCCCTTCAGGTTCACGTCGATGATCCGCTCCCACGTGTCGTCGGTCACGTCGGCGACGTTGCCGTCGTCGAACGACCCGCCCGCGTTGTTCACGAGGACGTCAACGCTCCCGTGGCGCTCCATCGTCGCTTCGACCATGGCGGACACGTCCGCCGAATCGCTGACGTCGGTCCCGACGAATTCGGCCGTCCCGCCGTTCTCCTCGATGCGGGCGACCGTTTCCTCGCCGCCGTCCGAGTCCACGTCCGCGACGATGACGGTGGTGCCAGCGTCCGCGAGTCGCTCCGCGATGGCTCGGCCGATACCCTTCGCCGCGCCCGTGACGACGGCGACGTCGTTACTCCGCTCTGTCGTGCTCGTGTCCATATGCTCCACCCGTACCCGGTCCACAAAACGGTTTGTATCGCGACGACGAGTCGTTCTCCGAAGCAGAGCGTCACTAACCCAAACATTTTTCTATGTTCATTTTAAAATCGAACCGAGCATGGTTAACAGCAACCACGGTGCTAGCGATGAGCCTGAGAGAGCTTCGCTGACGCGACGACAGTGGCTCGCGCTCGGCGGCAGCGCGACGATGGCCGGACTGGCCGGGTGCGGCGGCAGCAACCCTGACGACCCGGACGTAACGATGTCGGGGACTCCCGACGATGCGAGCGGTTCCAACGGGAAAAACGGGACGCCCGTCACGACCGAACTGCACATGCGCGCGCCGGTCAGTTGGCAACCCAGCAAGGCCAACATCAACCCCTTCACCGATACGAAGAACACCGAGTTCTGGATGGACAACATGTGGTGGGAGTCGTTGGTTTGGCCCAACGCCAAGGGGGAACCGATGTACTTCCTCGCGGACGAAATCAATATCAAGGGGAGCGGCTGTGAGGTCGAGATAAAACTCAACGACGAGTACACGTGGTGGGACGGAACGCCCGTCACCGCACAAGACTTCCGCACCGCCGCGGTCATCAGCGATTACAAGGCGAGCTACGGCCCGGAGAACACGGACGACAGTTGGGAGGTGGCCGATAAACACACGATCAAACATCATCTCGCCGGACCGGCCAATCCGTCGTTGCAGAAGACGGCATCCCCATACTACACCGTCCCCGCCAAGCACGATTATTTCAAATCGTGGCTCGATAAGTACGAAGACGCGGGCGGTCAGAGCGCCGTGGAAAAGGTGACGAAGGAGCTGACTTCGACGACCATCACGCTGAACGACCTCACCGAGAAGGGTCTCGGCTGTGGGTTGTGGAAGCCGAAACAGCTCTCCCCCACCAACGCCGTCCACGAGAAGTACGAGGACCACCCGCGCGCCGACTGGACGAACCTGAAGACGTTCAACTGGCATCTCATCTCGGAGAAACAGAAGGCGATTCAGGCGCTCAACGCGGGCCAACTCGACATGGGGGACAAGACGATAAATCAGGCCAAGTCCAACGGCAACGTCGACGTGTTCAACCAGTTCGGCACGTCCAGCATCGTGAAGTTGGCCATGAACTGGAACAACGAACACCTCGCTCGCCGTCCCGTTCGTCGGGCCATCGCGTACCTCATGGACCACGACGAACTCGTGAAAGTCATCAAGAGCACGCAGGGACTGAACTACAAACCCCGAGACACCGTAACCGGGATGTCCGCGAGCACCGGGAATCAGTGGACGAGCAAGAGTTTCCAGAACAAGCTCATCGACTACGGTCGCACGTCGAAGCCCGAGAAGGCGAAACAGGTCCTCAAGGACGCGGGCTACACGAAGGACGGCGACGTCTGGGCAGGACCGGACGGCAGTCGCGTCGAGGGACTCACCTATCTGACGCCGCCGTGGACCATCTACGAGACCATCGGGAAGTACCTGAGTCCCAAACTCAAGGAGTTCGGCTTTGGCAACGAACTCATCATCCCGTCGAGCAGCGGGTTCTGGAAGCGGTGGACCGACACCCACGACTTCGACATGGTCAACTGGTTCTCGAAGACGTCACACCCGGCGAGCGCGTATTCCACCGTCAGCGTGGCCGGACTCGGTAAGTTCGACGAAGTTGTGAACGTAACGGAACCGAGCGGCGATTGTAGCGTCGATCGCCGAACGCCCGATCTCTCCCGGTCACGGAGCAAGAAGCTGAACCAACCGATCCGGCCGAAGTTCCCGAAGAACGTCGGACAGACGGGCAACGGCGGCGCAAAACAGACGTTGTATCCCGTCAAGTGGGGCAACATCATGTCCCAAACCCAGTCCACGAAGGAGGTCAAAGACCTCACGAAGAAACTCATGTGGTACACCAACTGGCAGGTCCCGCACATCGGCTTCTACGACGAGACGAGGGTGTACTGGGGCAACCAGAACAAGTTCGACTTCCCGACCGGGGACGACACCGGCCACTCCGAGAAGGCGAAGAACGAACACTTCACGAACGCTATCGAATTCCTGCTGAAAGGGCACGTCAGCGCGAAAACGAAGTAACCGCCCCGCCGCTGTCATCCCACGCGCGGTTTTTCGGTCCTCAGGTCCGATGGCATTTCACGAGGAGCGCCGCCGTTCCGGCACCGAGTGTGCCCGCACCGAGGACGTTGAGGACGGACACGACGTGTGCTGCCGTTCCCGGTTCCGACCAGAAAAAGAGCAGTATCGAGAGGAAACAGGCCAGACACTCGAACGCCAGCAGCATGGCGAACTTATCGGCGTTCGAGCAGACGTAATCGAACACGGTGGGTGCGTGAGACATTCGTTCGGGTCACTCGCACGTCAGGAATTAAGCGTTTCGCCCAGTCTCCTCATCGTCGTCGATTCGGGCGACGGCGTGAGCGACCCCACAGTCGGGACACTCGTAGAACTCCCGGTCGAACGTCGCGCCGCATCTGATACACTGGTACGTCTCGGTGTCGTCCGAGTCGTCTCCGAATAGGCTGCGGAGTCGCGTGAGGAGCGCCATACCTCGAACTGGGCCGCAGACGTAATGAAACCGCCCGTTACAGAGAATCCCTCCCATACCTTTATTGCGGTGGGAGAAACACAAGCACAGTAGCACGATGTATTATTCGAAGCGGATCGGGCAGTCAGTGCTAGTGTTCCTGCTGGCGCTGACGGTGACGTTCGCCCTGTACCGAATGTTACCGTTCGGCCCCGTCGAGATGGTGAAAAACCATCTGATGCAACAGATGATAGAACAGGGAAGCAGTCCGTCGCCACAGCAGATGGAACGCATCAACATGATGGTACAGACGTACACCGGTATCGACCCGTCCAAACCGTGGTACGTTGCGTACTACGATTACCTCCGAAACATCATCGTCTATCAGGACTTCGGACGGTCGATTTTTAAGAATCGACCGGTCTTCGACATCCTGTTCGAGGCGATGCCGTGGTCGCTGTTCATCAGCATTTACGGCCTCGCGCTCGGGACGACGGTCAGCCTGCTGCTCGGCGCGGTCATGGCGTACAACGAAGGCGGTACGTTCGACACCGGGATGACGATATTCTCCATCGCCAATACGACCGTTCCGTACTACATCGTCGCCATCCTCTCGCTCATCGTCTTCTCGTTCTCCCTCGGCTGGTTGCCGAGCGGCGGACGGATGGACCCGAACACGACGGCCGGACTGAACCTCCCGTTCATCGTCGGCGTCGTCAAACACGCCATCCTCCCCGTGTTCTCCTCGTTCATCGCCGGATTCGGCGGTGCACTGGCGTTTCGGGGGAACTGCATCCGCGAGATGGGCGAAGGCTACATCCGCGTCGCGCGACTCCGCGGCATCAGTCAGGGCCGCATCGCCATCCGCTACGTCGGCCGCAACGCGCTGTTGCCCGTCTACACGAGCATTATGATGGGCATCGCGGGCATCTTCGGGAGCAGCATCATCCTCGAAACCATCTTCAACTACCCCGCGATGGGGCTCGTGACGTACAACGCGCTGTTGAACCGCGATTACCCGCTCATCATGGGGTCGTTCATCTTCTTCACCAGCATCACGCTGTTGGGAATCCTCATCGCCGACCTGACGTACGGCGTCATCGACCCCCGCGTCAAAGGAGGGAGCGAACGTGAAGCCTACTGAGAATGGCGATGCCGAAACGTCGCACGCCGACACCCCTCGTCGAACCGACGACGAA is a window of Haladaptatus paucihalophilus DX253 DNA encoding:
- a CDS encoding serine hydrolase domain-containing protein, which produces MRGSTGDDSLETVLARGLEEGVYPGSVAAVGTTDGIDAVGVVGERDPERGAAMTRETIFDGASLTKPVVTATTALSLVESGVITLSDELRRHVPSLDGYRRGDVRLLELLTHSSGFQPYSFAESWESPSDVLAGLRDRSILEAEPGSRNEYSCLNFVHLAEALRGATDRSLGELAERHVFGPAGMETSRLGPLEDVSNVAATYDHEYRDRILRGEVHDPLGWAMNGQSGNAGLFTTVDDLAAFARAYLAADGTLLSPATVERLQDDWVPDLDTRHSLGWRLADGTYPAPNWSRVGLGHTGYTGTSLWLDHARDRFAVLLTNQVYDGKDTGLIRFRERFHAMVAAGRFD
- a CDS encoding SDR family NAD(P)-dependent oxidoreductase is translated as MDTSTTERSNDVAVVTGAAKGIGRAIAERLADAGTTVIVADVDSDGGEETVARIEENGGTAEFVGTDVSDSADVSAMVEATMERHGSVDVLVNNAGGSFDDGNVADVTDDTWERIIDVNLKGQFLCAREVLPAMVESGGGSMVHVSSINAKLGIGLASYSAAKNGIVALSRLIATQYGRHGVRSNAVCPGSIITDASSEKLTTEGPVREEWLNQYPVGRFGRPEDVAEAAFYLTSEKASFVTGTELVVDGGLSAGLDQRLETMMYDIDEPPTWNCDDN
- a CDS encoding ABC transporter permease, producing MLVFLLALTVTFALYRMLPFGPVEMVKNHLMQQMIEQGSSPSPQQMERINMMVQTYTGIDPSKPWYVAYYDYLRNIIVYQDFGRSIFKNRPVFDILFEAMPWSLFISIYGLALGTTVSLLLGAVMAYNEGGTFDTGMTIFSIANTTVPYYIVAILSLIVFSFSLGWLPSGGRMDPNTTAGLNLPFIVGVVKHAILPVFSSFIAGFGGALAFRGNCIREMGEGYIRVARLRGISQGRIAIRYVGRNALLPVYTSIMMGIAGIFGSSIILETIFNYPAMGLVTYNALLNRDYPLIMGSFIFFTSITLLGILIADLTYGVIDPRVKGGSEREAY
- a CDS encoding ABC transporter substrate-binding protein, translated to MVNSNHGASDEPERASLTRRQWLALGGSATMAGLAGCGGSNPDDPDVTMSGTPDDASGSNGKNGTPVTTELHMRAPVSWQPSKANINPFTDTKNTEFWMDNMWWESLVWPNAKGEPMYFLADEINIKGSGCEVEIKLNDEYTWWDGTPVTAQDFRTAAVISDYKASYGPENTDDSWEVADKHTIKHHLAGPANPSLQKTASPYYTVPAKHDYFKSWLDKYEDAGGQSAVEKVTKELTSTTITLNDLTEKGLGCGLWKPKQLSPTNAVHEKYEDHPRADWTNLKTFNWHLISEKQKAIQALNAGQLDMGDKTINQAKSNGNVDVFNQFGTSSIVKLAMNWNNEHLARRPVRRAIAYLMDHDELVKVIKSTQGLNYKPRDTVTGMSASTGNQWTSKSFQNKLIDYGRTSKPEKAKQVLKDAGYTKDGDVWAGPDGSRVEGLTYLTPPWTIYETIGKYLSPKLKEFGFGNELIIPSSSGFWKRWTDTHDFDMVNWFSKTSHPASAYSTVSVAGLGKFDEVVNVTEPSGDCSVDRRTPDLSRSRSKKLNQPIRPKFPKNVGQTGNGGAKQTLYPVKWGNIMSQTQSTKEVKDLTKKLMWYTNWQVPHIGFYDETRVYWGNQNKFDFPTGDDTGHSEKAKNEHFTNAIEFLLKGHVSAKTK
- a CDS encoding anhydro-N-acetylmuramic acid kinase produces the protein MSERVVVGLMSGTSLDGVDAACCRIRRDGEAIRDYDVTVESFVTREYDSAFRERLERVCSDEGSVAEACRLNVALAAVFADAAEAAADAANLDISAVDAIGSHGQTIRHEPEPRRLPVGDDRRRSTLQIGDGSYIAERTGVTTVADFRTADVAVGGHGAPLVPFADLALLADDESFRVAQNVGGIGNCTALPPGAAREDVTAFDTGPGNMVIDGIVELLTDGERTYDRDGRMACEGTVHDAILDDALDEPYFRAEPPKSTGREQFGRSYAREFVAACRERNCTDEDVVATATALTARSIADAYRRFLSNAPDEIVVSGGGAYNPALLDMLDAEVSAPVRTIDEYGVGSDAKEAAAFALLAAAALDGVPNNVPGATGAARPVVMGKRCPPT
- a CDS encoding HAD family hydrolase is translated as MTYDSLLFDVDGVLLAFHPDHPTVYRQAVVETFDAFDVSPEDAHVDAFIAGRTIDEMRRACADLGIDFGRFWPEREANTSRLQSNMMDRGERVPYDDCSVLPDLAAHHDMGVVSSNQHATIEYMLDRFDFAHLFETAYGREPTVEGFEQTKPETYYIEQAMADLDVTDGLYVGDSACDVRAAHRAGLDSAFIRRPHRDGYDLPEDPTYEVESLADLFDLPGIAESA